In Anaerolineae bacterium, a single genomic region encodes these proteins:
- a CDS encoding YbaK/EbsC family protein yields the protein MELFTPEHVQAALDRFGLGLKIRLFEQSTATSQEAADAIGTALGTIVKSLCFMVDGQPVVVLAAGDQRIDDRKLAALYNTSRKKVRIATAEQCIAIFGYAPGSVPPVGHRTPNLPIYIEDSLGRFTQLYAAAGAPNAIFPVTYEQLQQITGGKIADLKREG from the coding sequence ATGGAGCTATTCACGCCGGAGCATGTCCAGGCGGCGCTGGATCGCTTTGGCCTGGGGCTGAAGATTCGCCTGTTTGAGCAGTCCACCGCAACCTCTCAGGAGGCCGCCGACGCCATCGGGACGGCGCTCGGTACCATTGTCAAGAGTCTGTGTTTCATGGTGGATGGCCAGCCGGTTGTCGTCCTGGCAGCGGGAGACCAGCGCATTGATGACCGCAAGCTGGCCGCGCTCTACAACACTTCCCGCAAAAAGGTCAGGATTGCCACCGCGGAACAGTGCATTGCCATCTTCGGCTACGCGCCCGGCAGCGTCCCGCCGGTTGGCCACCGCACGCCCAACCTGCCGATCTACATCGAGGATTCGCTGGGGCGCTTCACCCAGCTTTACGCTGCTGCCGGCGCACCAAATGCCATCTTCCCGGTGACCTACGAGCAGTTACAGCAGATCACCGGCGGTAAAATCGCCGACCTGAAGCGAGAAGGCTGA
- a CDS encoding PDZ domain-containing protein, whose amino-acid sequence MTDLESAQAVLDAHSRAIQAVVAAVAPAVLRVEATRGGRGRDWPPGRARTAFGSGFVISAEDGLAVTNFHVVRDARQVIVHHHDGTSTRGEVIGADADVDLAVIRVRGENLAAARWGDSTALQVGSMVLALGNPDGDCVVATSGIVSALGRQLRGPSGRLLDDLIQTDTIFNPGMSGGPLVNSAGQVVGINTASLVEAQGINLAISSVSARPLVDDLIRFGEIRRPLLGIAGERQRLYGGLIRHHQLGQTHGVYIHEVRPGYPAAKAGIRAGDILIEADGQVIEGLDDLHRVLSGKALGAEMSIRLLRDLDLVEVTVTLDAPAATPASES is encoded by the coding sequence GGCGGTGGTGGCGGCAGTAGCGCCGGCCGTCCTGCGCGTGGAAGCGACGCGGGGTGGGCGCGGGCGTGACTGGCCGCCAGGTCGTGCCCGGACGGCTTTCGGTTCCGGGTTCGTGATCAGCGCGGAGGATGGGCTGGCAGTGACGAACTTCCATGTCGTCCGCGACGCCCGTCAGGTGATCGTCCACCACCACGATGGGACGTCAACACGCGGCGAAGTCATCGGCGCCGACGCTGACGTTGATCTGGCGGTGATCCGCGTCAGAGGTGAGAACCTTGCGGCTGCGCGGTGGGGCGATTCGACCGCCCTGCAGGTGGGCAGCATGGTGCTGGCCCTCGGCAATCCGGATGGCGACTGTGTGGTGGCCACCAGCGGCATCGTGAGCGCCTTGGGGCGGCAGTTACGCGGCCCTTCCGGCAGGCTGCTGGATGACCTGATCCAGACCGATACAATCTTCAACCCCGGCATGAGCGGCGGGCCGCTGGTCAACAGCGCCGGGCAGGTGGTCGGCATCAACACCGCCAGCCTGGTGGAAGCGCAGGGCATCAACCTGGCGATCAGCAGCGTCAGCGCCCGCCCGCTGGTGGACGATCTGATTCGCTTCGGCGAGATCCGGCGGCCGCTACTGGGCATCGCCGGAGAACGCCAGCGGCTATACGGCGGGCTGATCCGGCATCACCAGCTGGGGCAAACTCACGGTGTATACATCCACGAAGTGCGCCCCGGCTACCCGGCTGCTAAAGCCGGGATCCGGGCCGGCGACATCCTGATCGAGGCTGATGGCCAGGTCATCGAAGGTCTGGACGATCTGCATCGTGTCCTGAGCGGCAAAGCGTTAGGGGCGGAAATGTCCATCCGTTTGCTGCGCGATCTGGATCTGGTAGAGGTAACCGTCACGCTGGACGCCCCTGCGGCAACTCCGGCATCCGAATCCTGA
- a CDS encoding DegV family protein — MPPQIAIVTESTADIPRDLAAERQIFTTPMHIFWDGEDLRDGVDIAPVEFYERLVTSRTHPTTSQPTVPEFAETFERARAATGAVAVIVMTMSAKLSGTYNAACQAARAVDFPVHVIDTRTGSLAHGLAALALAEARDNGISPQEAVRLARELADRTKMIFALNTLEYLYRSGRVSNLKRLLGAALQIKPILHVQDGGITLLEQVRTRHRQIERLFQIFEEVADRTKPLRVGVLHGNSFQEMQEFVERIRSRWNPIQLVTNTVCAPVGVHTGPGSLGFAILQV, encoded by the coding sequence GTGCCCCCGCAAATTGCGATTGTGACCGAAAGTACAGCGGATATCCCCCGCGACCTGGCCGCCGAACGCCAGATCTTCACCACCCCCATGCACATTTTCTGGGATGGCGAGGATTTGCGCGATGGCGTGGATATTGCGCCTGTCGAATTCTATGAGCGTCTGGTCACTTCGCGCACACATCCAACCACTTCGCAGCCCACAGTGCCGGAATTCGCGGAAACATTCGAGCGCGCTCGCGCGGCAACAGGCGCTGTAGCGGTCATCGTCATGACGATGTCCGCCAAGCTGAGCGGCACTTACAACGCTGCCTGCCAGGCTGCCCGCGCGGTGGACTTTCCTGTGCACGTTATCGACACCCGCACCGGTTCGCTGGCGCATGGTCTCGCCGCGCTGGCCCTGGCCGAAGCACGGGACAACGGCATCAGCCCACAGGAGGCGGTCCGGCTGGCCCGCGAGCTCGCCGACCGCACCAAGATGATCTTTGCGCTTAACACGCTTGAATATCTCTATCGCAGCGGACGGGTGAGCAACCTCAAGCGTCTGCTGGGGGCAGCACTTCAGATCAAGCCGATCCTGCACGTTCAGGATGGCGGTATCACCCTGCTGGAACAGGTGCGCACGCGCCATCGCCAGATTGAGCGATTGTTCCAGATCTTCGAAGAAGTGGCCGATCGCACCAAGCCGCTGCGCGTTGGCGTGCTCCATGGCAACTCCTTCCAGGAAATGCAGGAGTTCGTGGAGAGGATTCGCTCCCGCTGGAATCCAATCCAGCTGGTCACTAACACAGTCTGTGCACCCGTCGGAGTTCACACCGGCCCAGGCTCGCTGGGCTTCGCTATCCTGCAAGTGTAG
- the prmC gene encoding peptide chain release factor N(5)-glutamine methyltransferase encodes MRLETGQMVGEALRQASRALGAVSGSPQLDAGVLLAAMLGVERTALLAHPERLLTPDQAAHYAELVARAAEGTPIPYLTGWRAFYHHDFIVTPDVLIPRPETEHLVDAALAWAQTWPQQRLTIVDVGTGSGAIALSLAAALPGATVYALDCSAVALEVARRNAIQIGVSNVRFGQGDLLTALPDGVKPDLIVANLPYIPSADLEALAVARHEPRLALDGGLDGLDVIRRLAAEAADRVPPTFALLLEIGAGQGRAVSALCRRAFPGARVRVLPDYAGHDRIVEVTR; translated from the coding sequence ATGAGACTGGAAACCGGGCAAATGGTGGGTGAGGCTTTACGCCAGGCCAGCCGGGCGCTCGGCGCAGTGTCTGGCTCGCCGCAGCTTGACGCCGGTGTGCTGCTAGCGGCGATGCTGGGCGTGGAGCGCACGGCTTTGCTGGCTCACCCGGAACGCCTGCTGACGCCCGATCAGGCGGCGCACTATGCGGAACTGGTCGCCAGGGCGGCGGAGGGGACACCGATTCCGTACCTGACCGGCTGGCGTGCTTTTTACCATCATGACTTTATCGTGACGCCGGATGTGCTGATCCCGCGTCCGGAGACCGAGCATCTGGTTGACGCGGCGCTGGCCTGGGCGCAGACGTGGCCGCAACAGCGGTTGACCATCGTCGATGTAGGGACTGGCAGCGGGGCGATCGCGCTATCGCTGGCGGCGGCGTTGCCAGGGGCGACCGTCTATGCGCTGGATTGCAGCGCTGTGGCGCTGGAGGTCGCCCGTCGCAACGCTATCCAGATTGGCGTGTCCAATGTACGGTTTGGCCAGGGGGATCTGCTGACCGCGCTGCCAGACGGCGTCAAACCCGATCTGATCGTCGCCAATCTGCCATATATCCCTTCTGCCGATCTGGAGGCCCTGGCTGTGGCCCGCCATGAGCCGCGTCTGGCGCTGGATGGCGGGCTGGATGGCTTGGATGTGATACGTCGCCTGGCGGCTGAAGCAGCTGACCGCGTGCCACCCACTTTTGCCCTGCTGCTGGAGATCGGAGCAGGGCAGGGCAGGGCGGTAAGCGCCCTTTGCCGGCGGGCATTCCCCGGCGCGCGGGTGCGGGTGCTGCCGGATTATGCCGGTCACGATCGCATCGTGGAGGTAACCCGATGA
- a CDS encoding class D sortase → MRDKRPVDELSIEELERILAIRKREARLERLRRLGLEGRRALPDRESLSGGTPSEARLPETATPARVRPTAPDPGGADTLSPANIAAAYTDAAADGLPRFEEEPAWISPASQAPVTSSLQKTIWNRLLLLVEVLAVIGLLIIGVELFQALQTLQEETAAVQAQAQAAAFASLPTPTVTPEISLNRIVLPSGHTPPTAAGGAQFNLNEIPAHLRPIVQQQLAAPIVIPTPGPESPVRIQIPAIGVDAPIVSGTDWEALKRGVGHQPNTGLPGQPGNMVLSAHNDIYSEIFRHLDRLSPGDQITVYTLTRSYTYVVRETQIVSPYAVHVMDPTREPTATLISCYPYQVDNQRIVVFADLQQG, encoded by the coding sequence ATGCGTGACAAGCGCCCTGTGGACGAACTCTCAATCGAGGAACTGGAACGCATCCTGGCGATTCGCAAGCGCGAGGCGCGGCTGGAGCGTCTGCGCCGTCTGGGTCTGGAAGGGCGCCGCGCCCTGCCAGACCGTGAATCGCTGTCCGGCGGCACACCGTCTGAAGCCAGGTTGCCGGAGACAGCCACACCGGCCCGGGTTCGCCCGACTGCGCCAGACCCTGGCGGCGCCGATACCCTATCACCGGCTAACATTGCGGCAGCATACACCGATGCCGCGGCGGATGGCCTTCCTCGCTTCGAGGAAGAGCCTGCCTGGATTTCACCGGCCAGCCAGGCGCCGGTTACCAGTTCGCTACAGAAAACGATCTGGAATCGACTGCTGCTGCTGGTCGAGGTTCTGGCGGTCATCGGCCTGCTGATCATCGGCGTGGAGTTGTTCCAAGCCCTCCAGACTCTGCAGGAGGAAACAGCTGCGGTTCAGGCCCAGGCTCAGGCGGCGGCGTTCGCCAGCCTGCCGACTCCGACTGTCACGCCGGAGATCAGCCTCAATCGCATCGTGCTGCCCAGCGGCCATACACCGCCCACCGCCGCCGGAGGCGCGCAGTTCAACCTGAACGAAATCCCCGCCCACCTGCGCCCGATCGTCCAGCAGCAACTGGCCGCGCCGATTGTGATCCCGACACCCGGCCCGGAAAGCCCGGTGCGCATCCAGATTCCGGCCATCGGTGTTGACGCTCCGATCGTCAGCGGCACGGACTGGGAAGCGCTCAAGCGCGGCGTTGGCCACCAGCCCAATACTGGCCTGCCAGGCCAGCCAGGCAATATGGTCCTTTCCGCCCACAACGACATCTACAGCGAAATCTTCCGCCACCTGGATCGGCTTTCGCCCGGCGACCAGATCACTGTCTATACTCTGACGCGCAGTTACACCTATGTCGTGCGGGAGACGCAAATCGTATCACCGTACGCCGTGCACGTCATGGACCCCACCCGTGAACCAACGGCGACCCTGATCTCCTGCTATCCGTATCAGGTGGATAACCAGCGTATCGTCGTCTTCGCCGATTTGCAGCAGGGCTAG
- a CDS encoding DegV family protein, which produces MTPRFALVTDTTADLPTELVRQHNIYMIPQIIVWGRESLREGIDITSAEFFQRLATTTVMPTTSRPVPSDTVDLFKRAIKETGAESVVAVVVSKDVSGTVSSVEQAMKEVDFPVHLVDTRTISLALGLTVLKVAEARDAGASPEEAVALARATAANSHAIFTPGTLEFLRRGGRIGGARHLLGTALNIKPILTIQDGHVEPLENVRTRKRALQRLIELTGERIAPGKPVQLGVVHGAVPEEAAEVASALEQLYKPERLLQSWIGASIGVHAGPGVLGIMIVQ; this is translated from the coding sequence GTGACGCCGCGATTTGCCCTGGTTACCGATACCACTGCTGACCTGCCTACCGAACTTGTCCGGCAACACAACATCTATATGATTCCGCAGATTATCGTCTGGGGCCGGGAAAGCCTGCGCGAAGGCATCGATATCACCAGCGCTGAATTCTTTCAGCGGCTGGCGACGACTACCGTCATGCCTACCACCTCACGCCCCGTACCTTCCGATACCGTCGATCTCTTTAAGCGTGCCATCAAAGAGACCGGCGCGGAATCGGTGGTGGCCGTGGTCGTCTCCAAAGACGTCAGCGGCACCGTCTCGTCCGTCGAACAGGCCATGAAAGAGGTCGATTTCCCCGTCCACCTGGTCGACACCCGAACTATCTCGCTGGCGCTGGGCCTGACCGTCCTTAAAGTGGCCGAGGCGCGTGACGCTGGCGCCAGCCCGGAGGAAGCCGTCGCTCTGGCCAGAGCTACCGCCGCCAACAGCCATGCCATCTTCACCCCCGGCACCCTGGAATTCCTGCGCCGTGGCGGGCGCATCGGCGGGGCCAGGCATCTCCTGGGCACGGCCCTTAACATCAAGCCGATCCTGACCATCCAGGACGGGCATGTTGAACCACTGGAAAACGTGCGCACCCGCAAACGCGCCCTACAGCGACTGATCGAGTTGACGGGTGAACGGATCGCACCCGGCAAGCCAGTTCAGCTTGGCGTCGTCCATGGCGCAGTGCCAGAGGAAGCAGCTGAGGTCGCCAGCGCGTTGGAACAGCTCTATAAGCCAGAACGCCTGCTCCAGAGCTGGATCGGCGCATCGATCGGTGTCCACGCCGGGCCTGGCGTACTGGGTATCATGATCGTGCAGTGA
- a CDS encoding DegV family protein yields the protein MARFALITDSTSDLPPAIARERQIHVAPLYIIWGQDSLRDGIDITPEQFYRRLAIDPVLPTTSQPTPADFAQLYRKIHAEDNNIEGVLVTTISADLSGTYASAIQARDMVDFPVEVVDLRSVTLGTAMPLLQVADARDQGASLQEAAALARSLANRTHIYFTLDTLEYLHKGGRIGGAKRLIGTAFNIKPVLQIANGRVEAKESIRTRKRALSRLVELFEETVDPTKTLYVGLLHGQAPADADWLEAEITARWQPAQLIKAQVGAVIGVHTGPGAVGFALLQR from the coding sequence GTGGCTCGCTTTGCCCTGATCACCGACAGCACCTCTGATCTGCCACCCGCCATTGCCCGCGAGCGGCAGATTCACGTGGCGCCACTGTACATCATCTGGGGCCAGGATAGCTTGCGTGACGGCATCGATATCACCCCGGAACAGTTCTATCGTCGCCTGGCTATCGACCCTGTGCTGCCAACAACATCCCAGCCAACCCCCGCCGATTTTGCCCAACTGTACCGGAAGATCCATGCCGAAGACAACAATATTGAGGGGGTGTTGGTCACAACGATCTCCGCCGATCTGAGCGGGACCTATGCTTCAGCGATCCAGGCCCGCGACATGGTTGACTTCCCGGTAGAAGTCGTCGACCTGCGCTCGGTAACGCTGGGCACTGCCATGCCTTTGCTGCAGGTGGCCGATGCCCGCGACCAGGGTGCCTCCCTTCAGGAAGCTGCTGCCCTGGCCCGATCGCTGGCCAACCGGACGCACATCTACTTCACGCTGGACACCCTGGAATACCTGCACAAGGGTGGCCGTATCGGTGGCGCCAAGCGTCTGATCGGCACCGCCTTCAACATCAAACCCGTGCTCCAGATCGCTAACGGCAGGGTTGAGGCCAAAGAGAGCATCCGGACGCGCAAGCGCGCGCTGAGCCGGCTGGTTGAGCTATTTGAGGAAACCGTCGATCCCACCAAAACGCTATACGTTGGCTTGCTGCATGGCCAGGCCCCGGCGGATGCCGACTGGCTGGAGGCAGAAATCACAGCCCGCTGGCAACCCGCCCAGCTGATCAAAGCCCAGGTCGGGGCGGTGATCGGCGTGCATACCGGCCCCGGCGCCGTGGGTTTTGCCCTATTGCAACGTTGA
- a CDS encoding threonylcarbamoyl-AMP synthase has translation MSRIIPFNAKTVPLAYQALREGQLVVLPTDTVYGVAASAHSVAAIDRLYAAKGRAEDKPIPLLLSDPDGIERVCQQAPRAARLLAEAFWPGPLTIVLPKLPDLPENLTTLPTVGVRVPDHDLTRAVIRLMGGALAVTSANRSGGPNPLSVQQAYAQLGAAVTYYMDDGPAPGGAPSTVVGFDDAGAPVIFRQGPITDGQIRVVLGY, from the coding sequence ATGAGTCGCATTATCCCTTTCAACGCCAAGACCGTTCCCCTGGCTTACCAGGCGTTGCGGGAGGGGCAGCTGGTTGTCCTTCCCACGGATACCGTCTATGGCGTGGCGGCTTCCGCCCATTCGGTGGCGGCGATTGACCGCCTGTATGCCGCAAAAGGCCGCGCCGAGGACAAACCGATCCCGCTCTTGCTCAGTGACCCTGATGGAATCGAGCGCGTCTGTCAGCAGGCGCCGCGTGCAGCGCGTTTGCTGGCAGAAGCGTTCTGGCCTGGGCCGCTGACGATTGTGCTGCCCAAATTGCCTGACCTGCCGGAAAACCTGACGACCCTGCCGACGGTGGGCGTGCGCGTGCCGGATCATGATCTGACACGGGCGGTCATCCGCTTGATGGGCGGGGCGCTGGCTGTGACCAGCGCCAATCGCTCCGGCGGGCCGAATCCGCTCAGCGTTCAACAGGCTTATGCCCAGCTTGGGGCAGCGGTAACCTACTATATGGATGACGGCCCGGCGCCGGGCGGCGCGCCTTCGACCGTGGTTGGGTTTGATGATGCTGGTGCGCCGGTGATCTTCCGGCAGGGGCCGATCACGGACGGGCAAATCCGGGTGGTGCTGGGTTACTGA
- a CDS encoding MBL fold metallo-hydrolase: MQRERVADDIYVFTSELYAQVTAGAIVTPEGAILIDTLAYPEETLQIKNFLEKRLNCPVRTVINTHYHADHTFGTYLFEDALVVGHALCRDLLDTRGRRSMEEARRSSSEFTDARIVLPAMVFKTGTLAVHLGNKTVELWHSPGHSPDSVVAYVREDRILFAADTIMPIPYFVDGSYADFIRSLEALRGKGFECVVQGHGEVVLRGEVEAKLDSDLEYLRRIRQQVEKALDRKSPEKYLEKIDIESCGKSRIALNGAVQALHRANVRLLYSQVRAETVRA; the protein is encoded by the coding sequence ATGCAGCGTGAACGTGTAGCCGATGACATCTATGTGTTCACCAGCGAGCTGTATGCCCAGGTTACCGCTGGCGCCATCGTGACTCCTGAGGGCGCCATTCTCATCGACACACTGGCCTACCCCGAAGAAACACTCCAGATCAAGAACTTCCTGGAAAAGCGTCTCAACTGCCCGGTACGTACGGTCATCAACACCCATTACCACGCCGATCACACCTTCGGCACCTACCTCTTTGAGGATGCGCTGGTCGTTGGCCATGCCCTGTGCCGCGACCTGCTGGATACCCGCGGGCGCAGGAGCATGGAAGAAGCCAGGCGGAGCAGCTCCGAGTTTACTGATGCCCGCATCGTGCTACCTGCAATGGTCTTCAAGACTGGCACGCTGGCCGTTCACCTGGGCAATAAGACGGTTGAACTGTGGCATTCCCCCGGCCACAGCCCGGATTCGGTGGTAGCCTACGTGCGCGAAGACCGTATCCTCTTTGCAGCGGATACGATCATGCCCATCCCATACTTTGTAGACGGCAGCTACGCTGACTTCATCAGGTCGCTGGAGGCCCTGCGCGGCAAGGGGTTTGAGTGTGTTGTCCAGGGGCACGGCGAGGTTGTACTGCGCGGCGAAGTGGAAGCCAAACTGGATTCAGACCTGGAATACCTCAGGCGGATCAGGCAACAGGTGGAAAAGGCGCTGGACCGTAAAAGCCCTGAAAAATACCTAGAGAAGATCGATATTGAAAGCTGCGGCAAAAGCCGCATTGCCCTCAACGGCGCTGTCCAGGCCCTCCACCGCGCCAATGTCCGTCTGCTCTACAGCCAGGTGCGCGCAGAAACGGTCCGGGCCTGA
- a CDS encoding DegV family protein has translation MKPKIAIVTDSTSDIPAALAAERQIFVAPLHILWGGQDLLDGVDISREEFYRRLTTDPHHPTTSQPAPEEFADLFQRARDATDASAVLAVTISAAISGTYNSAEQAARLVDFPVHLVDSRTTSGALGLLALAIADLRDSGAPVEQIVQQAREYVSRTRAILTIDTLEFLHRSGRVSAARRWIGVLLQMKPILYVNNGRLEALEAVRTRNAALTRMLELFNSWVDPHRPLHVAILYGDTPQDADAYEAALKERWNPAFIMKVIASSAVGVHTGPGAMGLTLFQ, from the coding sequence ATGAAACCGAAGATTGCCATTGTGACCGATAGCACATCTGATATCCCCGCTGCCCTTGCCGCCGAGCGCCAGATCTTTGTTGCCCCGTTGCACATCCTGTGGGGCGGCCAGGACTTACTGGACGGCGTCGACATCAGCCGGGAAGAGTTTTACCGGCGGCTGACGACCGATCCCCACCACCCGACTACATCTCAGCCCGCTCCGGAGGAATTCGCCGACCTGTTCCAGCGCGCCCGCGATGCCACTGACGCCAGCGCTGTGCTTGCCGTGACCATCTCCGCTGCCATCAGCGGCACCTACAATTCTGCCGAACAGGCCGCCAGGCTGGTTGACTTTCCGGTTCATCTGGTCGACTCACGGACAACTTCCGGCGCGCTGGGCCTGTTGGCCCTGGCCATTGCCGACCTGCGTGACAGTGGAGCACCGGTCGAGCAGATCGTCCAGCAGGCACGCGAATACGTCAGCCGGACCCGGGCTATCCTGACCATTGATACACTGGAATTCCTGCACCGCAGCGGGCGTGTCAGTGCCGCCCGGCGCTGGATCGGCGTACTGCTACAGATGAAGCCGATTCTGTATGTCAACAATGGACGGCTGGAGGCGCTGGAGGCCGTGCGCACCCGCAATGCCGCCCTGACCAGGATGCTGGAACTTTTCAACAGCTGGGTAGATCCCCATCGCCCGCTGCACGTGGCCATCCTCTATGGCGACACACCGCAGGACGCCGACGCCTACGAGGCTGCGCTCAAAGAACGCTGGAATCCGGCTTTCATCATGAAGGTGATTGCGTCTTCAGCGGTTGGTGTGCATACTGGACCCGGCGCAATGGGGCTGACCCTGTTTCAGTAA
- a CDS encoding protein-L-isoaspartate(D-aspartate) O-methyltransferase, whose protein sequence is MDYTALRERMVAEQLEARDIVDSRVLEAMRKVPRHLFVPPELQHLAYHDGPLPIGHDQTISQPYIVALMTQSLQLKGDETVLEVGTGSGYQTAVLCELCKQVYSLERDRFLASRAATRLTDLGYTNVEVYVGDGSQGLADMAPFDAILVSAAAPSIPGPLRTQLAEGGRLVLPVGDRTSQMLVRVRREGESWRIEDLAPVMFVLLYGRYGFRKER, encoded by the coding sequence ATGGATTACACAGCGCTGCGCGAGCGGATGGTAGCAGAACAACTGGAAGCGCGGGATATCGTCGATTCCCGCGTTCTGGAAGCCATGCGCAAGGTGCCGCGCCACCTGTTTGTGCCGCCGGAACTACAACACCTGGCGTACCACGATGGCCCCCTGCCGATCGGCCATGACCAGACCATCTCCCAGCCGTATATCGTGGCCCTGATGACGCAGAGCCTGCAACTCAAAGGAGATGAGACGGTCCTGGAGGTAGGCACGGGTTCGGGTTACCAGACCGCCGTGCTCTGCGAGCTATGCAAGCAGGTCTACAGCCTGGAACGCGATCGCTTTCTGGCCAGCCGCGCCGCTACCCGGCTGACCGACCTCGGGTACACCAACGTGGAGGTCTATGTCGGCGATGGCAGCCAGGGGCTGGCGGACATGGCCCCGTTTGACGCTATCCTTGTGTCGGCGGCGGCGCCATCCATACCTGGCCCGTTGCGCACGCAGCTCGCTGAGGGTGGCCGGCTGGTGCTGCCGGTGGGCGATCGCACCAGCCAGATGCTGGTGCGCGTCCGGCGGGAAGGCGAATCGTGGCGTATTGAGGACCTGGCCCCGGTGATGTTTGTGCTGCTCTATGGCCGCTATGGTTTCCGTAAGGAACGCTAG
- a CDS encoding SDR family oxidoreductase → MQQSLQDRVALVTGSAHRVGKAIAMALAAEGVHLVVHYSGAEAEARETVREIKSLGVQAISFRADQADPAQVSALFDAIREAFGRLDILVNSAGMFKKTDFLELSYEEWQRVLAVNLTGPFLCSQQAARLMLAQDPPGGVIINIIDNSALQPWPDFPHHSVSKAGVLMLTRLLARRLAPAIRTNAIAPGPVLKEPGRTDESWAQVAARVPLQRNGTPEDVGRAVVYLAREDFLNGVVLNVDGGEHLTDSGSPLKPRAAG, encoded by the coding sequence ATGCAACAGTCGCTGCAGGATAGGGTCGCCCTGGTTACCGGTTCGGCCCACCGCGTGGGCAAAGCGATCGCCATGGCTCTGGCCGCTGAGGGTGTGCATCTGGTGGTGCATTACAGCGGCGCCGAAGCTGAAGCGCGGGAGACCGTCCGCGAGATCAAGAGCCTGGGTGTGCAGGCGATCAGCTTTCGTGCCGATCAGGCTGACCCAGCGCAGGTGAGCGCTCTGTTTGACGCTATTCGGGAAGCGTTCGGGCGGCTGGACATCCTCGTTAACAGCGCGGGTATGTTCAAGAAAACGGATTTCCTGGAGCTGAGCTATGAGGAATGGCAGCGCGTCCTGGCCGTCAATCTGACCGGCCCATTCCTATGCAGTCAGCAGGCGGCGCGCCTGATGCTGGCTCAGGACCCGCCCGGCGGTGTGATCATCAACATCATCGATAACAGCGCTCTCCAGCCCTGGCCGGACTTCCCCCATCATAGCGTCAGCAAAGCCGGCGTGCTGATGCTGACCCGGCTGCTGGCCCGCCGGCTGGCCCCCGCCATCCGCACCAATGCCATCGCCCCTGGCCCCGTGCTCAAAGAGCCAGGCCGCACCGATGAAAGCTGGGCGCAGGTAGCCGCGCGGGTGCCCCTTCAGCGCAACGGCACACCGGAAGATGTCGGGCGGGCGGTAGTCTACCTGGCGCGGGAGGACTTCCTCAACGGGGTGGTGCTGAACGTCGACGGCGGCGAACACCTGACCGATTCCGGCTCCCCGCTGAAGCCGCGTGCCGCCGGTTAA
- a CDS encoding class I SAM-dependent methyltransferase — protein MPEHNRPTVAPELYTEEYFRTACEGYDEFNRSEGEQLSRRLKAAFELAAIRPGMLVLDVGCGRGEILRHCAELGAHAYGIDYAPVAVDMSASVIRRSASTSGRIGVSQANARHLPFPDATFDRVLMFDVVEHLYPWELQEALREVHRVLKADGRFIVHTAPNAWYDRYAYPVVRVVRTLMGQGSRYPANPREFLVGVNAHVHVNEQSLFSLRRVLQQANFDAHVWLDSPPQRWGRDPVGQLRRLLFHIPPFRWFFQREVFAVAAKRVQRIG, from the coding sequence TTGCCCGAACATAATCGCCCTACTGTAGCGCCTGAGCTATACACCGAGGAGTATTTCCGCACGGCCTGCGAAGGCTACGACGAGTTTAACCGGAGCGAAGGTGAGCAGCTCTCGCGGCGCTTGAAGGCGGCTTTTGAGCTGGCGGCAATCCGCCCCGGCATGCTGGTGTTAGATGTCGGCTGCGGACGCGGCGAAATCCTGCGCCACTGCGCCGAACTCGGCGCACACGCCTACGGCATCGACTACGCACCGGTCGCCGTGGATATGAGCGCCAGTGTGATCCGCCGCAGCGCCAGCACCAGCGGCAGGATCGGCGTCAGCCAGGCCAATGCCCGCCACCTGCCCTTCCCAGACGCTACCTTTGACCGCGTGCTGATGTTTGATGTGGTCGAGCATCTGTACCCCTGGGAACTACAGGAAGCCCTTCGGGAAGTGCATCGCGTGCTCAAAGCCGATGGGCGATTCATCGTGCATACCGCGCCTAACGCCTGGTATGATCGTTACGCCTACCCGGTCGTCCGCGTGGTGCGCACACTGATGGGTCAGGGCAGCCGTTACCCGGCCAACCCACGGGAATTCCTGGTGGGCGTTAACGCCCACGTACATGTCAACGAGCAGAGTTTGTTCAGCCTGCGGCGGGTCCTGCAACAGGCAAACTTCGATGCTCATGTCTGGCTGGATAGCCCACCCCAGCGATGGGGGCGCGATCCAGTGGGCCAGCTGCGCCGCTTGCTGTTTCACATCCCGCCGTTCCGCTGGTTCTTCCAGCGGGAAGTGTTTGCCGTCGCTGCCAAGAGAGTCCAAAGGATCGGCTGA